From the Campylobacter volucris genome, the window CTATTCCAAGCTTAGCTCTTTTGTTAAGCGGTTCTTTTGTGATGTCTTTAGAGTCTAAAAAAACCTTGCCATTAGTAGGTAGTATAAGTCCGCATATCATATAAAAACTTGTCGTTTTTCCTGCTCCGTTTGGACCGAGTAATCCAACCACTTCCCCGCTTTGTACCTCTAAGGATATGTCGTGTATGATTTTTGTTTTTTTGATAATTTTTTCTAAATTCTTTGCTTCAAGCTTACTCATAAATTATATACTTTCTTTTATCTTCATAAGGAATGATTTTTAAAATTATATTAAAAATTTCGTATTTATCTAAATATTTTTTTAATTTTTCATCACCCCATTCTACTAAATGAATTCCATCTTCAAAAAAATTTTCAATCAAACCATTTTTTAAAAGCCCTTCAAAGCCTTCTTGATAAATATCATAATGATAAAACATACCTTTTTTTAAAGGATAACTTTGCATGATAGAAAAAGTAGGAGAATTTATTTCTTTGGAAATGTTTAAAAATTTACCTAAATATTGAGCTAAGGTTGTTTTGCCACTAGCTAAATCTCCTTGTAGTAAAATAACTCCATTATTAGGAAGATATTTAAAAAGCTCACTTAATTCATTTTTATCTAAAATAAATTCTTTCATTTTATCTTTACAACATATTTTTCTTGCATATTTTTTGGAATGCTTTTAGTATTTGGAATGTCTAATACTTTATAAACATCTGTATGTTCTATAAATTTAATACTAATTTCATCGCCAATTTTTACATCTTTACTAGCTTTTGCGACTTGATTGTTAATGCTTACAACGCCACTTTTACACATATCTTCTGAAATAGCACGACGCTTGGTGATATTGACTATATTTAAAAACTTATCTACTCTCATAAAAATATTTTATCAAAATTAGATAAAAAATTGCAAAATACATAAATTTTACATTATATTAAGCTAAATTCGTTAAATTTAAGTTCATTTTTTACAAATAGGAAACACTGATGAAAAAAGACATTAAAAAAGTTGTATTGGCGTATTCTGGCGGACTTGACACTAGTATTATTTTAAAATGGTTACAAGATGAGTATGATTGTGAAGTTGTAACTTTTACAGCAGATATTGGTCAAGGTGAAGAGCTTGAGCCTGCTAGAAAAAAAGCATTATCTTTAGGTGTTAAAGAAGAAAATATTTTTATCAAAGATTTAAAAGATGAATTTGTAAAAGATTATGTTTTTCCTATGTTTAGAGCAAATGCAATCTACGAAGGAGAATATCTACTTGGAACAAGTATAGCAAGACCTTTGATAACAAAGGCTTTAGTAGAAATTGCAAATTTAACTAAAGCAGATGCTATAAGTCATGGAGCTACAGGTAAGGGAAATGATCAAGTGCGTTTTGAGTTAGGTGCTTTGGCATTAAATCCAAATTTAAAAATTATTGCTCCTTGGAGAGAATGGGATTTAAATAGTCGTGAAAAATTACTTGCTTATGCACAAAAACATGGTATAGATATTAGCAAAAAAAGTGGAAAATCTCCTTATTCTATGGATGCAAATTTATTGCACATTTCTTATGAAGGTTTGATTTTAGAAGATCCTGCGGCTAAACCTGAAGATGATATGTGGCGTTGGGTGAGTGATTTAAAAAATACTCCAAATGAAAGTGAAACGATAGAGCTTGAATTTAACAAAGGAGATTTAAGTGCTATTAATGGTGAAAAATCATCTCCTGCACAGCTTTTAGCTAAGCTAAATGAACTTGGTGCAAAACATGGCATAGGTCGTCTTGATATAGTAGAAAATCGTTATGTGGGTATGAAAAGTAGAGGTTGTTATGAAACACCTGGTGGAAGCATACTCTTAAAAGCTCATCGTGCTATTGAAAGCATCACTCTTGATAGAGAGGCTGCGCATTTAAAAGATGAATTAATGCCAAAATATGCAAGTTTAATTTATAATGGATATTGGTTCTCGCCTGAAAGATTAATGCTTCAAGCATTAATAGATGAGTCTCAAAAATATGTAAATGGTAAAGTAAAATTAGAGCTGTTTAAAGGTAATGTTATGGTTATAGGTAGAGAAAGTGCAAATGATAGCTTATTTAGCGAAGCATATTGCACTTTTGAAGAAGATGAAGTGTATAATCAAAAAGATGCAGCAGGTTTTATAAGATTAAATGCTTTAAGATTTATTATTGCAGGAAAAAATGGTAGAAAATTTTAAGGAAGAAAAATGAAAGTATTATTAATTAAAGATGTAAAAAGCTTAGGAAAAGCTGGGGAAATAAAAGAAGTAAAAGATGGTTATGGGCAAAATTTTTTAATTGCAAAGGGTTTTGCTAAGGCAGCTACAAATGAAGTTTTAAAGCAATTTGAAGCAGAACAAAAGAAAAAAGCAGAAAATTTAAGACTTGAACTTGCTAATTTGGAAAAATTAAAAGAAGAATTAAGCAAAATAACCATCAGTATTAATAAAGCTGTAGGAGCTAATGGACATTTATTTGGCGGGGTAACAAAAGATGAGATCACACACGCTTTAAAAGAGCAAAAAAATATTGATATTGATAAAAAAAGTTTAGAATGCGATACCATAAAAGAGCTTGGAGTGCATGAAATTTCTATAAAATTAGGTCATGCGATCCATGCTAAATTTAAGTTGGAAGTTAAAGGGGAATAATGTTTCACGCAACTACTATTTTAGCTTATAAAGGCAAAAATAAATCAGTTATTGGCGGTGATGGTCAAGTAAGCTTTGGAAATACCGTGCTTAAAAATAATGCAGTAAAAATTAGAAAATTAAACAATGGAAAAGTTTTAGCAGGTTTTGCTGGGAGTACTGCAGATGCTTTTAATCTTTTTGATATGTTTGAAAAACTCCTTTCAAGCTCTAAAGGCGATTTATTAAAAGCTGCTATAGATTTTTCAAAAGAATGGCGTAAGGATAAGTATTTAAGAAAATTAGAAGCAATGATGCTTGTGCTTGATAGAAACCATATTTTCTTACTTTCTGGAACTGGAGATGTGGTTGAGCCTGAAGATGGAGCTATAGCTGCTATTGGAAGCGGAGGCAATTACGCACTTTCTGCTGCTAGAGCTTTAGCTAAGCATTCTGATTTAGATGAAGAAAATTTAGTAAAAGAAAGCTTGCAAATAGCTGGTGAAATTTGCATTTATACAAATACAAATATTAAAACTTATGTGATTGAGGATGATAAATGAATTTAACTCCAAAAGAAATTGTAAATTTTTTAGATGATTATGTAATCGGTCAAAAAAATGCTAAAAAAATCATTGCTATAGCTTTGAGAAATCGTTATAGAAGAATGCAGCTTAGCCCTGAGCTTCAAGATGATATCATGCCTAAAAATATTTTAATGATAGGTTCAACCGGTGTAGGAAAAACAGAAATTGCAAGACGCCTTGCTAAGATGATGGGGCTTCCTTTTGTTAAAGTTGAGGCAAGTAAATATACTGAAGTTGGGTTTGTAGGCCGTGATGTTGAGAGTATGGTTAGGGATTTAGCTAATGCTGCTATAAATTTAGTAAAACAAGAAGAAAAAGAAAAAAATCAAGACAAAATTAAAGAATATATAGAAAATAAAATATTAGAAAAACTTTTACCACCTTTGCCAAAAGGTATTAGTGAAGAAAAAGAGCAAGAATATAAAAATTCTTTAGAAAAAATGCGTTCTAAACTCCAAGCAGGAGATTTGGACGATAGTGTAATCGAAGTAGAAATTTCACAAAATGTATTTGATACAAATCCAAATTTACCACCTGAAATGGGTGCTATGCAAGATATAGTGAAAGTGATTGGGGTTGGTAGCAAAAAAGTTAAAAAAGAAATGA encodes:
- the tsaE gene encoding tRNA (adenosine(37)-N6)-threonylcarbamoyltransferase complex ATPase subunit type 1 TsaE: MKEFILDKNELSELFKYLPNNGVILLQGDLASGKTTLAQYLGKFLNISKEINSPTFSIMQSYPLKKGMFYHYDIYQEGFEGLLKNGLIENFFEDGIHLVEWGDEKLKKYLDKYEIFNIILKIIPYEDKRKYIIYE
- a CDS encoding RNA-binding S4 domain-containing protein, which produces MRVDKFLNIVNITKRRAISEDMCKSGVVSINNQVAKASKDVKIGDEISIKFIEHTDVYKVLDIPNTKSIPKNMQEKYVVKIK
- a CDS encoding argininosuccinate synthase; its protein translation is MKKDIKKVVLAYSGGLDTSIILKWLQDEYDCEVVTFTADIGQGEELEPARKKALSLGVKEENIFIKDLKDEFVKDYVFPMFRANAIYEGEYLLGTSIARPLITKALVEIANLTKADAISHGATGKGNDQVRFELGALALNPNLKIIAPWREWDLNSREKLLAYAQKHGIDISKKSGKSPYSMDANLLHISYEGLILEDPAAKPEDDMWRWVSDLKNTPNESETIELEFNKGDLSAINGEKSSPAQLLAKLNELGAKHGIGRLDIVENRYVGMKSRGCYETPGGSILLKAHRAIESITLDREAAHLKDELMPKYASLIYNGYWFSPERLMLQALIDESQKYVNGKVKLELFKGNVMVIGRESANDSLFSEAYCTFEEDEVYNQKDAAGFIRLNALRFIIAGKNGRKF
- the rplI gene encoding 50S ribosomal protein L9, which gives rise to MKVLLIKDVKSLGKAGEIKEVKDGYGQNFLIAKGFAKAATNEVLKQFEAEQKKKAENLRLELANLEKLKEELSKITISINKAVGANGHLFGGVTKDEITHALKEQKNIDIDKKSLECDTIKELGVHEISIKLGHAIHAKFKLEVKGE
- the hslV gene encoding ATP-dependent protease subunit HslV is translated as MFHATTILAYKGKNKSVIGGDGQVSFGNTVLKNNAVKIRKLNNGKVLAGFAGSTADAFNLFDMFEKLLSSSKGDLLKAAIDFSKEWRKDKYLRKLEAMMLVLDRNHIFLLSGTGDVVEPEDGAIAAIGSGGNYALSAARALAKHSDLDEENLVKESLQIAGEICIYTNTNIKTYVIEDDK